In Psychrobacter immobilis, a single genomic region encodes these proteins:
- a CDS encoding HIT family protein produces the protein MTQANEQAAYDDNNIFAKMLNGDIPYHKVYEDDKTLAFMDIMPQAEGHVLVIPKQKAVDLADLEPEYAAAVLMTAKKVMQAQRQVFAREGIIQMQLNGSEAGQTVFHYHVHLIPSSIHQLGRHAVTQADHTELAETAKQLAATITV, from the coding sequence ATGACCCAAGCCAATGAGCAAGCCGCGTATGACGATAACAATATCTTTGCCAAAATGCTAAACGGTGACATTCCCTATCACAAAGTTTATGAAGATGATAAAACCCTTGCTTTTATGGATATCATGCCACAAGCAGAGGGGCATGTGCTGGTGATTCCTAAGCAAAAAGCCGTTGATTTGGCGGATCTTGAACCAGAGTATGCCGCAGCGGTGTTAATGACCGCTAAAAAAGTCATGCAAGCACAGCGTCAAGTGTTTGCGCGTGAAGGCATTATTCAGATGCAATTAAATGGTAGCGAGGCGGGTCAAACCGTTTTTCATTATCACGTGCATCTCATTCCATCGAGTATTCATCAGCTCGGTCGACATGCAGTGACCCAAGCTGATCACACAGAACTGGCTGAAACGGCTAAGCAACTTGCTGCTACCATTACTGTTTAG